In one window of Microtus pennsylvanicus isolate mMicPen1 chromosome 2, mMicPen1.hap1, whole genome shotgun sequence DNA:
- the LOC142845191 gene encoding protein FAM209-like has protein sequence MRTLRWFLFLPLCISCTCAFIFSPLREKAKESPGKVPCGGHFRVRQNLPEHSQSWLGSKWLWLFFVVMVYVVLKFRGDSEKDKEQNPTGLRSCQFRSPPKKNQSPSKDFTFNTLTQLEIELVKFVSKVRNLKVSMAASSSSRQAEISMDPLNNVTIYEIWGEEDSE, from the exons ATGCGGACGCTAAGATggttcctgtttctgcctctgtgcATCTCTTGCACCTGCGCCTTCATATTTTCTCCGCTGAGGGAGAAAGCCAAAGAAAGCCCAGGGAAGGTGCCTTGTGGAGGACATTTCCGGGTTAGACAGAATCTTCCAGAGCACTCCCAAAGCTGGCTTGGGAGCAAATGGCTCTGGCTTTTCTTCGTCGTTATGGTATATGTGGTGCTGAAATTTCGAGGAGACAGCGAGAAGGATAAG GAACAGAATCCTACTGGCCTTCGAAGCTGTCAATTTCGCTCTCCACCGAAGAAAAATCAATCCCCCAGCAAAGATTTTACTTTCAATACTTTAACCCAGCTCGAGATAGAACTGGTGAAATTTGTGTCCAAGGTGCGGAATCTTAAAGTCTCCATGGCAGCCAGCAGTAGCTCCAGACAGGCAGAGATATCCATGGACCCGCTCAATAACGTCACAATATATGAGATATGGGGAGAGGAGGACTCTGAGTGA